In Bordetella holmesii ATCC 51541, the following proteins share a genomic window:
- the rph gene encoding ribonuclease PH, with the protein MTSPDTFARPDGRAVDALRPFHLQRGFTRYAEGSVLVVAGNTQVLCTASVLDKVPPFLKGKGEGWVTAEYGMLPRATHTRGDREAARGKQSGRTQEIQRLIGRSLRAVVDLKLLGERTLHLDCDVLQADGGTRCASITGAWVATADAVALLIERGQLTQNPIRDHVAAVSVGLVGGRAVLDLNYEEDSACEADVNVVMTGAGAFVEVQGTGEEATFTRAQLDTMLGLAEGGVAQLVMAQRAARS; encoded by the coding sequence TTGACCTCACCCGATACCTTTGCCCGTCCCGATGGCCGCGCCGTTGATGCCTTGCGGCCGTTCCATTTGCAGCGCGGTTTTACCCGTTATGCCGAAGGATCGGTGCTGGTGGTGGCGGGCAACACCCAGGTGCTCTGCACGGCCAGTGTGCTGGACAAGGTACCGCCCTTTTTGAAGGGCAAAGGAGAGGGCTGGGTTACGGCTGAGTACGGCATGCTGCCCCGCGCCACGCACACCCGCGGCGACCGGGAAGCCGCGCGTGGCAAGCAAAGCGGCCGTACGCAGGAGATTCAGCGCCTGATTGGCCGCTCCTTGCGTGCGGTGGTCGACCTGAAGTTGCTGGGAGAGCGCACCCTGCACCTGGATTGCGATGTCCTGCAAGCCGATGGCGGCACGCGCTGCGCCAGCATTACCGGTGCCTGGGTCGCGACAGCCGACGCCGTGGCATTGCTGATAGAGCGCGGCCAGTTAACGCAAAACCCCATCCGTGATCACGTCGCCGCCGTGTCCGTCGGTCTGGTGGGCGGGCGCGCGGTTCTGGACCTCAACTACGAGGAAGACTCTGCCTGCGAAGCGGACGTCAATGTCGTCATGACGGGCGCTGGCGCTTTCGTGGAAGTGCAGGGAACGGGCGAGGAGGCAACTTTCACACGGGCGCAGCTAGACACCATGCTGGGGCTGGCCGAAGGTGGGGTTGCACAACTGGTGATGGCTCAACGTGCGGCCCGTAGCTAG
- a CDS encoding bacterial-like globin family protein — protein sequence MSQTPLCTEEEIQTLVHEFYARVRADARLGPIFNAHIDDWDAHLSKLTDFWSAILLRTRRFSGTPMPKHIALPDLSAELFEHWLALFRATARAQPNQAMATQALAMAERIAQSLWLGYQLSRQPDVAPQALRFS from the coding sequence ATGTCGCAAACACCGCTTTGCACGGAAGAAGAAATCCAGACTCTGGTGCATGAGTTTTATGCGCGCGTACGCGCAGATGCGAGGTTGGGCCCAATTTTCAATGCTCACATTGATGATTGGGACGCCCATTTGAGCAAGTTGACGGACTTCTGGTCGGCCATCTTGCTGCGCACCCGGCGCTTTAGCGGCACGCCCATGCCTAAGCACATCGCGCTGCCGGATTTGAGCGCCGAGCTCTTCGAGCATTGGTTGGCGTTATTTCGTGCAACGGCCCGGGCACAACCCAATCAGGCGATGGCCACGCAGGCCCTGGCGATGGCCGAACGTATCGCGCAAAGCCTGTGGTTGGGCTACCAGCTCAGCCGGCAGCCCGACGTTGCACCGCAAGCATTGCGCTTTTCCTGA
- a CDS encoding parB-like nuclease family protein: MQAAKSRMGMQYRRWMAALALPLVLAGCNGGGDDDDEQVSTTPPQTAPEQTPPASTEPTRNTVYLDAKAGDVIAVRIEELLPTQAAIGYDQIYYKLGRWQGDFNRSTWQANATQMLDYLNRTVGKKFDDYCEDTGQTSRAQDFQTIAEASAARLDDATTFACKDAPGTNADAMKTVVVGWDGNLYLTDGHHSFSSLREIADGGPKLKVWVKVDANYSDMTSSAAFWQRMVDEGRAWLRDGNNQAITVDQLPTRLGLANANEAGGMQEDPYRSLVYFTRDIGYTNSGLPEFAEFLWGDWLRKETEAGRLQPMSAFNLKAPAAAADILAVSTLKKDLSRADSATSYAAMAREASLRMTALADADVVYGDRTAARLGRVKLVPNADSGTPTKTARDTLEELPRNDAKSDLSPRGAGKLWFAVNYRNCGRPAAGTCWGW; this comes from the coding sequence ATGCAAGCCGCGAAATCGCGTATGGGGATGCAGTATCGCCGCTGGATGGCCGCGCTGGCCTTGCCCTTGGTACTGGCCGGTTGCAACGGCGGTGGCGACGACGATGATGAGCAGGTGAGCACGACGCCACCACAGACGGCTCCCGAACAGACTCCGCCGGCCAGCACGGAGCCGACGCGCAACACCGTCTATCTGGACGCCAAAGCCGGTGACGTGATTGCCGTGCGTATCGAAGAGTTGCTGCCCACACAGGCCGCCATCGGTTACGACCAGATCTACTACAAGCTTGGCCGTTGGCAGGGAGATTTCAACCGGTCCACCTGGCAGGCCAACGCCACGCAAATGCTGGACTACTTGAACCGCACCGTCGGCAAGAAGTTCGACGATTATTGCGAAGACACGGGCCAGACGTCGCGCGCTCAGGATTTCCAGACCATCGCCGAAGCGAGCGCCGCGCGCCTGGACGACGCCACGACGTTTGCCTGCAAGGATGCCCCGGGCACCAATGCCGATGCAATGAAGACGGTCGTAGTGGGATGGGATGGCAATCTGTATCTCACGGACGGGCACCACTCCTTCTCGTCATTGCGCGAGATCGCCGATGGCGGCCCCAAACTCAAGGTCTGGGTCAAAGTCGATGCCAATTACAGCGATATGACCAGCAGCGCGGCGTTCTGGCAACGAATGGTCGATGAAGGTCGAGCCTGGCTGCGCGATGGCAACAATCAGGCCATTACGGTCGATCAATTGCCCACGCGCCTGGGCCTGGCCAACGCGAACGAGGCCGGCGGGATGCAGGAAGACCCCTATCGCTCACTGGTCTACTTCACACGAGATATCGGCTACACCAATAGCGGCTTGCCAGAGTTCGCGGAATTCTTGTGGGGCGACTGGTTGCGCAAAGAGACCGAGGCCGGGCGCCTGCAGCCCATGTCGGCGTTCAATCTGAAGGCACCCGCCGCCGCTGCCGATATTCTCGCTGTCAGCACACTGAAGAAAGATCTGTCGCGTGCAGACAGCGCGACCAGCTACGCGGCCATGGCACGCGAGGCTTCGTTGCGCATGACGGCGCTGGCCGATGCCGACGTGGTCTATGGCGATCGCACGGCGGCACGGTTGGGTCGTGTGAAACTGGTGCCCAACGCCGATAGCGGCACACCCACCAAGACCGCTCGCGATACGCTCGAGGAGTTACCGCGTAACGACGCGAAGTCAGATCTTTCTCCGCGTGGCGCGGGCAAGCTCTGGTTTGCCGTCAACTACCGCAATTGCGGCCGGCCGGCCGCCGGTACCTGCTGGGGTTGGTAA